From the genome of Leptospira langatensis:
GTTTCTTGTTTCCATTCGAAAGAAAGAACTCCTAAGATAGAATCTATCTTTCTGAATAGTTCCAGTTTCTTAGAAAGCTCCGGTCCTGAGATGGAACCGCCATCCAGGACATGGTTCGTTTCTTTGACTGTCTCGAATACCAACGCCAGGAATTTAGAGATATTCAGATCGTCTGCCAGGGAATCGAGAAATCCATCCCATTCAGGAGTTTGAATATTTGAGTTTTCTAATATGATTCCCGGCTTAGAGCTCTCCTCCAGGAGACGGTTCACGCAATTTTGGATACGGGAAACGGATTGTTCCGCTTCTTCCAATCGTTCCTTGGTGAAATTCAATTTGGATCTATAATGAGCGGCAAGGAGTAGAAAGCGTATATGTCGGACATCGGCACCTTCTTTTACCAAGTCCCTAAGAGTGAAGAAATTTCCCTTGGACTTGGCCATCTTCTCTCCATTTACAAGAAGATGTTCCGAGTGAAGCCAGTATTTGACAAAGCTTTCATTCGGATAAGCGCCTTCGCTTTGTGCGATCTCATTCTCATGGTGAGGGAAGGTAAGGTCCACACCTCCGGTATGGATATCCACTCCCGAACCGTATACGTCTCGGATCATGGCGGAGCATTCCAAATGCCAGCCAGGTCTTCCGGAGCCTATATCCGTTTCCCAAGAAGGCTCGCCTTCTTGTTTCGGGAATTTCCAAAGCACGAAGTCCCTTACGTCGTCCTTTTCATACTCGTCGGTATCGTAGCGGGTTCCCGTTTTCATTCCGCTCACATCTATCTTGGAGAGTTTTCCGTATCCCTTGAACTTGGAAATGGAATAGTAGAGACTTCCGTCCTTCTCATAAACAAGGTCCCTGGACTTTAGATGTTTTATGATCTCGACCATAGCGGGAATGGAATCGGTTGCTCTCGGATAATGTTCTAATTTTTGAATATTCAAAGATGCTAAATCTTCTTGAAAGGATTGGATCCAAGGTTTTGTGAATTCTTGGATGGATTTGCCTGAGGCAATCGATTCACGGATGATCTTATCGTCTATATCCGTGATATTCATGGTCATGTCCGGTTTATAGCCGAATGCAATCAGCGACCTGCGAAGCAGATCCACGAATAAAAAGGCTCTTAAATTCCCTAAATGAGCGAAATTGTAAACGGTCGGTCCGCAGGAATAAACTCTTACTCTGTCTGAAAACTCAGGAGAGAAGACCTCTTTGTTTCCTGTGAGAGAATTATGAAAACGGACTTCTCTCATTCCGGAAACAGGATCTCTTTCGAGAATTCCAGGTTTGCCTGATTTTGCTTATCCCCTGCGATACCTGCCTCATTCCCTTCCGTAGGATACACTTGCATTCTCTTATCGCAGACCAAATGATTGAATAGGGCGAACACGGATTTAGGATGAGAGACCTTATCTTCCATTCCCACAGACACCAGAGTAGGGATCTTGATCTTCTTGGAGAAGTTCAGTGTATCAAAATAAGACAGGTTCTTTTTGATCTGGGATTTTTTGGATTTTCCGTTTGCGATCTGATCTGCTATTTCCTTGGACCAACTCGTTCCTAACTTGAGTTGGTTATCGTCTATATGGCAAAAATTAGGAGTTTCTAATATAAGAGCCTTGACTCTAGGAGAATTTGCCGCTCCGAAAAGAGCCATGGCGGCTCCCAAGCCCTTGCCCGCAAGGATGATCCTGTCTCCGTCGATTCCGTCGGTAAGACGTAGGAATTCGATTGTACGGATCACATCCAGATAATTCGACTTTAAGAAGAAGGATTCCTTCGCTTCCAAGCCTTTGCGGAAATATCCTGGAGTCCAGTCCGGATCCGGAAGTTCGCCTTCCTTCAAAACTGGACGAATGAGCTGGGTTCCATGCCCTCTCAGATCCAGGATCAGCTGAGCAATCCCGGCTTCTGTAAGTCCCTTGATGATCTGAGGTCTGTCTTTCGCGTAGTCGTGAAAATAAACGAGAACAGGAAGATCTCCTCTTTTTCGAGGAATGACCAAACTACCGGTTAAGGTTGCGTTGCCATAAGATTGGAAAGAAATATCGTAGATGGTTTCTTTAAGAATGGTTCCTTTTAGGAGTGCCTTGGTTTGGTTCTTTACCGGAAACCCTTTGAGTTCTCGGATCGCTTCCGCCCAAAAATCATCTAGATCGGCAGGGGGTGCAAACGGAGGATAGGTCTGGAAGCACTCGTCGAAACTGATAGCCATCAGAGATACATCGTTTTCATTTCAGCGGGGGTGTAAAGTGATCTTTTGCGGAATACAATGTCTGCAAGAGTAGCACGGAAATGGTCATAGGTCCTACACCCCCTGGAACAGGAGTATAATAGGAGGATTTCTCCCAAGCCTTGGAGATCTCGATATCTCCCAGATTTCCGGGATTATAACCGGCGTCTAACAGGACTGCACCGGGCTTGATCCAATCCGCTTTCACAAATTCCGGTTTTCCAACGGCACCTACGATGATATCCGCCTGAGAAATGATCTCAGGCAGATTCTTGGTCTTAGAATGACATAGGGTAACTGTCGCATTCATCTCGGTAAGGAGCATTGCCATTGGCTTTCCTAAAATAGGAGAACGACCGACCACTACCGCATTTTTTCCTTCCGGGTTGATCCCGTATTCTTTCATGAGAAGGACCATTCCGTACGGAGTGCAGGGAAGATAGGTTTCCACTCCCATGGAAAGTTTTCCGAAAGAAAGTGTAGTAACTCCGTCCACATCCTTCTTCAGATCGATCCGATCGAATGCGGCTCTCTCATCTATTTGGGGAGGGCAAGGGTGTTGGAGTAAGATTCCGTGGATCTCTGGATCTGCGTTCAAACGATCTATGACCGAAAGTAATTCCTCAGTCGTAGTGGTTTGAGGAAGAACGATTTTCTCCGAGCCCATTCCCACAGCATGACAGGACTTTACCTTCATACTCACATAGGTTTCGGAGGCTGGATCCGTTCCCACGAGGATAGTGGCTAACTTGGGAGCCTTTTTGCCGGAAGCGACAAGAGCCTTGATCTCTTCGGCGATCGTGTCCTTGATCTTTTGAGAGAGTTTTTTTCCATCCAGTAGAATCGCAGTCATGGGTTCAGGATTTCCCCTTGGGCCTCGATGTCATCCGAAAATAATCCTTTTCAGTCGGGACAAACGCTTAAAATAGGATCATGTCCGAAACGAAGACCATCGATCTAAACGAACTTTCCAAACATGTAAACGAAACAGTCAGGATCCAAGGATGGGTTCACGGTCTCAGGGGTTCCAACGCCAGACAGTTTTTAAGTTTGAGAAGTTCCGGAAAGATCATCCAGGTCTTGGCCGAGAAAGAGATCCTGGGAGAAGATCCATTTACAGAGATCAAACATCTCAAGCAAGAGACTTCATTGGAAGTGATCGGTAAACTTGTAGAGAACGAAAAGTCTCCTATCGGTTTCGAACTCATCCTTTCTTCTTATAAGAAGGTTGGTGAATCGGAGAATTATCCGATCACTCCTAAGGAACATGGGATCGATTTCTTGTTATCCCAAAGACATCTTTGGCTGCGTTCCAGTAAGCAACTTGCGATCATCAAGATCAGAAGCGAATTGTCTTATCATATCCGCAAATATTTCCATGAGAATAAGTTCACTCTCATCGACACTCCTATACTCACCGGTTCCATCGGAGAGTCCGCAGGTACACTTTTTTCCACAGAATATTTCGATTTGGGAAATGCTTACTTGGCGCAAACAGGACAGCTATACTTAGAGACAGCGATCTTTGCGCATAGCAAGGTATATTGCTACGGGCCGACCTTTCGCGCGGAGAAGAGTAAAACAAGACGACACCTCACCGAATTCTGGATGGTAGAAGCGGAATCCGCATACGTATCACATGCAGAAAATTTAAAATTGCAGGAAGATTTCGTAAAGACTGTTATCCGAGAGACCGTGGCTTCTTGCCGAGCTGAATTAAAAGTCTTGGAACGCGATCCTTCTCCTCTTCTGGAGTATCTTTCCAAGCCGTTTGCGATCGTAGACTATAAGGATGCCTTAGACTATCTTAGATCCGCTGGAGAAGATATAGTCTGGGGAGACGATATCAATTCCGAAAGAGAGCAAATGCTCTGCCAAAAATATGGCGGGCCGGTATTCATCCAGAAATATCCGAGAGAGGCAAAGGCCTTCTATATGAAGGTCAATCCGGAAGATCCAAAAACC
Proteins encoded in this window:
- a CDS encoding acetylxylan esterase, with amino-acid sequence MAISFDECFQTYPPFAPPADLDDFWAEAIRELKGFPVKNQTKALLKGTILKETIYDISFQSYGNATLTGSLVIPRKRGDLPVLVYFHDYAKDRPQIIKGLTEAGIAQLILDLRGHGTQLIRPVLKEGELPDPDWTPGYFRKGLEAKESFFLKSNYLDVIRTIEFLRLTDGIDGDRIILAGKGLGAAMALFGAANSPRVKALILETPNFCHIDDNQLKLGTSWSKEIADQIANGKSKKSQIKKNLSYFDTLNFSKKIKIPTLVSVGMEDKVSHPKSVFALFNHLVCDKRMQVYPTEGNEAGIAGDKQNQANLEFSKEILFPE
- the cysS gene encoding cysteine--tRNA ligase, whose translation is MREVRFHNSLTGNKEVFSPEFSDRVRVYSCGPTVYNFAHLGNLRAFLFVDLLRRSLIAFGYKPDMTMNITDIDDKIIRESIASGKSIQEFTKPWIQSFQEDLASLNIQKLEHYPRATDSIPAMVEIIKHLKSRDLVYEKDGSLYYSISKFKGYGKLSKIDVSGMKTGTRYDTDEYEKDDVRDFVLWKFPKQEGEPSWETDIGSGRPGWHLECSAMIRDVYGSGVDIHTGGVDLTFPHHENEIAQSEGAYPNESFVKYWLHSEHLLVNGEKMAKSKGNFFTLRDLVKEGADVRHIRFLLLAAHYRSKLNFTKERLEEAEQSVSRIQNCVNRLLEESSKPGIILENSNIQTPEWDGFLDSLADDLNISKFLALVFETVKETNHVLDGGSISGPELSKKLELFRKIDSILGVLSFEWKQETLDSEIDEIVRQRQEARKNKDFAKADRLRDKLNELGIILEDTKEGLRWKRK
- the asnS gene encoding asparagine--tRNA ligase; translation: MSETKTIDLNELSKHVNETVRIQGWVHGLRGSNARQFLSLRSSGKIIQVLAEKEILGEDPFTEIKHLKQETSLEVIGKLVENEKSPIGFELILSSYKKVGESENYPITPKEHGIDFLLSQRHLWLRSSKQLAIIKIRSELSYHIRKYFHENKFTLIDTPILTGSIGESAGTLFSTEYFDLGNAYLAQTGQLYLETAIFAHSKVYCYGPTFRAEKSKTRRHLTEFWMVEAESAYVSHAENLKLQEDFVKTVIRETVASCRAELKVLERDPSPLLEYLSKPFAIVDYKDALDYLRSAGEDIVWGDDINSEREQMLCQKYGGPVFIQKYPREAKAFYMKVNPEDPKTVLNADLIAPDGVGEIIGGSEREENYETIIKRLEEEKLPVESYEWYLELRKYGSVPHSGFGLGTERLVAWICGLQHVRECIPFPRMMERLYP
- the folD gene encoding bifunctional methylenetetrahydrofolate dehydrogenase/methenyltetrahydrofolate cyclohydrolase FolD — translated: MTAILLDGKKLSQKIKDTIAEEIKALVASGKKAPKLATILVGTDPASETYVSMKVKSCHAVGMGSEKIVLPQTTTTEELLSVIDRLNADPEIHGILLQHPCPPQIDERAAFDRIDLKKDVDGVTTLSFGKLSMGVETYLPCTPYGMVLLMKEYGINPEGKNAVVVGRSPILGKPMAMLLTEMNATVTLCHSKTKNLPEIISQADIIVGAVGKPEFVKADWIKPGAVLLDAGYNPGNLGDIEISKAWEKSSYYTPVPGGVGPMTISVLLLQTLYSAKDHFTPPLK